In the genome of Synchiropus splendidus isolate RoL2022-P1 chromosome 2, RoL_Sspl_1.0, whole genome shotgun sequence, the window catggattgacaatgaatttctcatcaaaatgatgagaccttctgtgtacatgatttgaaaacatgaactttaaatcCTTTTAATTCAGGCACATTTTTAtacacctcttcaaggtggcaaacatagaaaaaccttgctaaATGcaacaactattctgtcaaaaggatgactgaaaaacattcaATTCGATCGGAGACGTcgcaggtgagtctcttgagactgtgctgtgtccgtgaaatatttacatactgttgCAGGACACAGAGCACTGTATTTACGAAAGATTCTACTCCGGATGTTTAcagaagtttcagattcagccTGAGAAAGGCTGATCATGTTGCGCAGTGGggttaataattatttcttatcattccgctCAGACCGATGGGCGTTGATAAGCGTCAACTgggctaacagcctgctgctgagtaGCCatcggtctcactttcatgagcccggtaAACTCTCCGTGCTTCGTCAAGTGCTGGCACTTTAAATGACATATTTAATTTTGATGCGCTTCCCTGCATACCgttgcaaactttacatgacagattgaaagaacctcgaCAACAGGcatgctgctgcttagtgagtagggaggagcggacgcatcacaaccagcggggcttcatcagagcgctggctgtcacatgcgatcggcaatgacaggtagtgctCGGCATTCAACGATTGCACTGAAATCggctgatcatgatcggtgaattgatcggagcatccctagtccTATGGTCTGTTATCTGTTTTGGGATCGCTGTGGCTGCGTAAATTGAATGTGTTGTAAATGTCATCTCACCCATTTTAACTTCAATTAATGGCTGTTTTTTGGGCGTGGCTGTTAAGTGGTCTGCTTTTTGTTTCCTGCTGGCAGGTGTGAACAGACTCTTTTCAATGCTCCAGGAGAAGCTCTGGCATTAACCGATGCTGCCCGCCTCTTTCTCTCATCGGAGCAGGAGAACTGGGCCTTGCAGGCTCCTGGCTTTGATGAGCATCTTCAGGCCGCGCTTAACTGCTACAGCTTTGCCATCAAGGTGCACTGACTGCATGGTGGATTTCACTGCTCCGAAGCCCACTGATGCTTTTGTCCCGTAGGTTTACATAGAGATGAACCAGCCTGTGATGGCGGCCAGTCTGTGTCTGGAACTAGGAAATGCGCTCAAGGTAAAAAcgtacaaacatgtcagtgtgtATTTTCTAAGTGGATGCCTTACGTTTGCGTTTTTATGTTGGGTTTGAGCAGGAGATGAATCGACCCGGTGAGGCCATCGTTCATTACCAGAGAGCCTCTGAGCTGCAGTTTCAGACCCCAGTTGAAGCTTTGATGTCTTTGGGAGAAATGGCGACTTGTAAAATTCTCACACGTGAGTTTAATACTTGCCACTGACGATGCTGTCTCCATCATGGGCTGATACTGTGTCTCCCTTCCTTTGTAGGTGACTATGACGGTGCATTGTCAGTGTTTACAGATATGCAGATCATGTGTCAGGAGAAGGGTCTGCTTCTGCCAGGCACCAACACTCCAGTTGGTACGAACTGCATCATATAAGCATCTGCTTTTCATGTGAACCATTGTTGTCTTTTCATCCACCCACTTCCAGGTGCGTTTCTTGACATTATGGCAAAATGTGAGATCTCCAGAGttttgctgctgatgctgctggaggTAAGTCCATTGATTTTTAGTGTCGCTGCCTGCAGTTATAGCTGTCATTTACCCCTCTGCTGACATGACTGAGAAAAATTATGTATGGGGCCGTAATATTTGCGGTGAAAAGCAAAAAACTCGGGGAGTTGAAAATAAATTGTGGATTTCACGGAAAGAAAAACGAGCATcaaattatgtttttatgtcctcagtcttttctctttttgcttGGAGTTTGTCCGACATCAGTACAAAAATGTTTTAGCCCAGTGTTTTCTTTACATACAATATtatacaatatataatataatacatgcaatgtatttttttcatcccttttttgttgtgtttcaatgtTCAATGTAGAGAGGACAGGAAGCAGGGCAGGGGGCGGGGTTTGCTGAGGAACTGCATGTGATGAAGTTGCTTCTATAAACGGCTCACTCTGAAAATCAACATGAAGAAACATTCATGTATTCCTGGGTAAAGGaaatatattggaaaaaaataggCAGAAATGATAAGAACTGTTCATCCCCCAGATCAAGTTGAGATGAGAGAGTTGTTGTATGtagggattgaaataaacatctaCTGCTATAGTGTGCCGTCTTTAGGGATAAGTTTGAGTGGTTCAGGACATGCAGCTCCTCAACAAGCCACGCCCCTTCCTGCTCCCCATCCTGTCCTGCCCCGCATGCTGAAATGGTGCCTGTAAAAAAGGATATCGGCTGGGGAAAAAATTGGATgtttaaataaaccaaaaaagcCTTCTATTGAGGTCGGAAAAAGTCCATGTTATAGGAAAAATAACTATCATTTTCAGAAAAACTACAATAAATGACcaaagaaaatgactgaaacaaatgacatttttttccagtGTCATACATTACTCAGTTAGTTGGGAGACATGCTGACTGTGTAAAAATGTCTCCCCAGCCTCCCCCACAGAAGCTTTTACCAGAACACGCACAAACACTGGAGCGATACGCTTGGGAGTCCTTCGACCCGCACAGCCAGGGTAAGCATTTGAGCACACACCACTCTAAATCATACAGATCGCGCTTTTACTTCTGAGTGGAAGTGATAAATAAGTCCTCATGAAGGTCTCTTAATGTGCTTTCCTCCAGTCTTGTTCCTGCCTGAGAACGTCTTCCTGCTCCTGCAGTCAGTCGTGGTGAGCGTCATTGTGACTGTCAGAATTCACGCAGGAAAATATTCACACAGGAAAACGGGAAGCTGCTTCCGACAAGGGAGTTCAGTTTCGCATTGCAAAAATGTGACTTGGGTTCACTTTCAGTTACTTCTCTAGTGAAGAGATGCATGTCTTGGAGTGGTAGCTATAAAGTATTCAGCGGTACTTGTTGTGAAGCTCCTCTGACGGGTTTCATTATTCCCCAGTGTTACAGTAGATGTGTTTTGCAGATGGCGTGTCAGGAGAAGGACACAGAGTCCCTCAAGTCTCTTCAGACGGAACTATGGTGAGCCATTTTTTaggttgttttcatttccttaaAGTCGCTTCAGTCTTAATTCTTGTTCTTTCCCCTGACATTCTCCAGTCTTGTctaaatgcttttgtttcttaCTCAGGCCACTTCTGACAGCTGAGCAGAACCACCTGCTCCACCTGGTGGTTCAGGAGCGCATCACACCATCTGGACAAGGCATTTAGGCGCCTTctgtttacacttttttttgtcttccttcGGGAACCTTTCTCCTTGAACTAGGTCTGTTTtaagacttgtttttgtttaaggCAGCACCAATCTGACTTTTAAAATCAGTGTGTATTGTGTGTCCTGTTTTCCCATAATGAAACTTTATTGACTGGTGATGAAGTGTCCCATGTGGTGAAATAAATTCTGATTTCTGTGTTTTATAGGAGATGGAGGCTGCTTGTTTGTCCACTGTAATGGAAGTTGCTTACTTAGGCCAACAGCTGTCGTGCTGAGCCTTTATCTACACTGCAGTTTCCCCTCCATATTTATTCTTTATCTTGTAGCACAGGCAGCTTCCCATACAGCTGTTAGTCACATCGATCGGATGTGCTCCAGAATGTTGAGTGAAACGTTTGCAATGATACGAAAGTTGACCTCCTATTTGCATAAACTTGAGTTGGATTCCATCCTATGTCATAGTGAGTGTGTAATTTTAACCTTTTCGCCTCCTCTCCCTACTCTACATTGTTTCCAGATGTAAAACTACCgaattttgaaacatttctgctCCTTAATGACAGAGAAATGGTCACACTTTCAGTCAAAAGACCTCGAAACTGCATCAGCATGTCAAGGGCGTTTCCTCCTTCACTGCCTTGGAGTTCAACAAGACAGCATGCGGAGGAAATGCCCTttattgttttccttcttaagcGAGAAGTAGTGGTTTTAGTCTCTatggcaggggtcaccaacatggtgctcATGGGCGGTGAGACTAGTATtggagaggaatatcatttatcatccattatcatgatttcagaagtgtgtactgaacagATGGTCACCCTTCGGGTCACACAGGAGTAGCTTGCCGTCGctgaaaggttggtgacccctgttctaGGGAGAGGCATCTTCTGACAACAGTGGAccacaaacaataataaataaaggagaagacatgtattttttatattttattaataagTAATATGGCTTCAATCCCAGAATAATTACAGATAAAAACTTCTACTGCATAGATCTAATAAATGATCAGACAAAAGGTCCTCCACCTCTGGTTCACTGTGGGTTCACATGTTCAACATTGCCTGTACTTTGTTATAGCAGCCAACTACATGTTTAAAAACTGTTATACAACATATTACATAGTACATGGacgaggaaaaacaaaaccaattaTATttggttataaaaaaaaacagatacacaAGTGAAATAAAGGTGTTTCAGGACTCTACTTCCTTCATCAGCCTTCACACTGTATTCTACTCAAAAATAGTAAGAAGTTTTTCGGTAAACGCAACTCCAGCTACACAAAAGGAATGACTGCAATagcttaaaaaaatataagaatgaatgaaaggaaCAACCACCATCTAATCCACTTCATAGAACATCCCACGATTTCAACACAAATGGCTCGTTGGCAACTTTAGCAAATCTCAGATACaaattccactttttttttttttgctttaatgcccgaatttgaaaacaaatgcagtgatttgcttcttctttttttttgtttttactcgcTCTTCTTCCGCAGGACGAGATAGGTGATAGCTaagaggaaggtgaagacaaaAGAGATCCACGCCAGGACGTAGGAGTGTCCGTATCCACCTTGCTCATTGAGGTGGAACTGTGCCGTGTAGATGGAGGCGGCGATCATTATACACAGACCTGACGGTGAGAATGTGGAAGAGAGCGTCGGTTATTAAAAGCTGGTTTGGTTGTCTGTGTTAAATACATAGTTTACGGTTCATCCGCAACATCTCACTGGTCAGTGAAAGTAAGAATGGGCATCAGAACTGAGCCCACTGGTGGTACACTTAGCAAAGGGTCAGCAAGACCTTGTCCTCAATATTTGAAACATCATAACTGACACCATCTTTTCTCTTCTGTCACTTCGCAGCAACTTTCCAAAAGTCACGGCAAGTTGCTTTCCTGACTCCAAACTGGTGCAACAAGTTCAGCTGTGACCTTTAGAGGGAATAAAATCAACATGGCCTTCCCCTCAGACATGGAATTCTGTGTTTTACCCTTGTTAAGCTAACTCAAATTTGAGTAAACAATTTCAAATAGAAGCGTAAAGTCACAGTGATGTCAGACAGTAAAGGGACTCACAGGCCAGGAGTTGTAAGATGCCGGTGAAGGTGAAGCGCTGGCCTTTGGGGAGCGTGAAGAGCTGCGCCACAAAGACAAACAGGGCCAGGATGG includes:
- the LOC128754930 gene encoding epithelial membrane protein 2-like is translated as MLILAGIVLLHLTTIILLLVATIDNAWWITDTVSTDVWGRWELTSGAWHYTNLKNYPEEYLQAVQATSVLACIFAILALFVFVAQLFTLPKGQRFTFTGILQLLACLCIMIAASIYTAQFHLNEQGGYGHSYVLAWISFVFTFLLAITYLVLRKKSE
- the f8a gene encoding 40-kDa huntingtin-associated protein — its product is MAAEGDFLARYRAVSNKLKKRFLRKPNVAEASEQFGQLAKELKQQDCLQYAAFCNLAMARCEQTLFNAPGEALALTDAARLFLSSEQENWALQAPGFDEHLQAALNCYSFAIKVYIEMNQPVMAASLCLELGNALKEMNRPGEAIVHYQRASELQFQTPVEALMSLGEMATCKILTRDYDGALSVFTDMQIMCQEKGLLLPGTNTPVGAFLDIMAKCEISRVLLLMLLEPPPQKLLPEHAQTLERYAWESFDPHSQVLFLPENVFLLLQSVVMACQEKDTESLKSLQTELWPLLTAEQNHLLHLVVQERITPSGQGI